Below is a genomic region from Trichoderma asperellum chromosome 2, complete sequence.
CGCTCCAGTACCTGCAATCCTGCGGTACGTCTCGCTCACCCGCCCGCACGCACGGACGACCAACGCTCGCCGTGGCGTTTCTCCGTGTTCCGCTGAATCCTAGAATTTCTGTAACTCAGACttatccatcttcttcgatACATCCATTCTCCTGCATCTGGAATTCCCCGCTTCTTCCCTCAGATTCGCCCAAAGCATTGATAGCTTGCGAACGCCCGGCAGCTCCCGGCCCAAAAGACGCTCGACCTGTTCTGCCGCCAAAGGGCGAGATCCGCTTGATAACATTGATAGAGGGGCGGAGACTTTGCACGGCACAACCCGCCACAAGGCTGTCTGGCCGTCTTTCTTCAACACGCCTCGCCCAACAGCATTTCCCGAACAGCTCAAGCCCATGGTTTCTCCAAGCTCCCTCCTTCGATAACTTCCCCATCGTGGgcgcctcttttttctcttcctcgcaGCCTCCAGAGAGAGCACAGCACCTCTGCTGCGTCAATCATGGAGGACGCCGCCTCGGACACCGGGCCCGCGGCCCAACAGCATCGATACGACGATCGCCTCAACACCGCTGCAATCGATACGGCACCTGCGATATGCCGCATATGTCGTGGAGAAGGCACGCCGGTAGAGCCGCTCTTCTACCCATGCAaatgcagcggcagcatcaagTACGTCCACCAGGATTGCTTGATGGAGTGGCTCTCGCACTCGCAGAAGAAGTACTGCGAGCTGTGCAAAACGCCCTTTCGATTCACCAAGCTGTACGCTCCAGACATGCCGCAGTCGCTGCCCATACACATCTTTGTCGAGCACATGGCCAAATATATGTTCCGCAACCTGCTGGTATGGCTGCGGGCAGCCGTGGCCATTAGTGTATGGGTGTTTTGGCTTCCCTACTTCATGAGGGCCGTTTGGTCCTTCATGTTCTGGATTAGTGATGAAGGTTTGGGTGGTTCTATAATATCGCGGATCAACGAAACCAACAGCACCATGTCGGCGATTCCCTCCTCCATTTTGGCCATTGGAACATGTCCTGCTAGTCCCCTACTtgcagccaccaccacctctgCGGCTGAGGTCGAAGCCGTGGTAGGTCAGCTAGAGGGCAAAGACGTTTCAGATTACTTTGTACGATTCTTACTCAACTCATTCACCTCTCCATTATTAGCCTCTGACGGCGAGCTGGGATACGCAGCAAATTCATCTGCAGCGTTAAACAACGCCAGTCAATTCGCCGCTGCAACGACTCTCCTCAGCAACGTTGGCGTTCTTGGTAACCTTACTCGGAACGCAAGCCTGAATCGCGCCATTGTATCCGTACTGGAAGGGCAAATTATCACGGTTCTAGTAATCATCTCTTTCATTCTCATCATCTTGGTCAGAGACTATGTTGtccagcaacagccagaAATCAACATGCGGGCTGCCTTTGCCGCCCCTGAAAATGACATTCAGGATGTTCCTGAACCTGGCGAGATTATTCAGCAAGACAACTTGCCGCCGGCAAATTTGCATCCAACAGACTCAGACGATGAAACTTTGGAAGACAGCGATCAAGTTGGTGATCAAGACTGGCAACGGATGCCAGCAGGACGACTCGCGCCAGCTGGCGAGCAAGCATTGACTCCAGACTCTTCAAACCACTCGATGCCCGACCACGACTCTTTCCCGACTTCCAGCACGAATACCTCCTTACAAAACGATCAGCTGAACTCTCATGCACGCGAAGATGCTGATGAAGGCGATGCCGCAGAGGAGCCCACCACTCTCGATGAATATCTGCGAATTTATCGCCGCGCTAATGGCGACTTGCAAGACACACTGCGAatcattgaagaagaagggctacaagaaaaacttaaatactGGGTTGAGTTTACTCGACGATCTACTTctactatagaaaatacgAGTCGTATCGTTACGAATGAGCCTGCCATGGAAGAGGTAGACCAAGAACATCCCGAGCACGAGATCGATTCAGACCATGACACGCTTCAGTCTCCATCCAActggaaaggaaaggagccATGGTCTCCGACGCAGGCAGATCTCGACATCTCAGGGCCTTCAGATGCACCTGAAGATGACTTCTTTGGCGCTACTTCACGACCACGCTCAATGTCAGATGGCCTTCAAGGGCAGTTTTCGGCTAACCCACTGGCGAATAACTCTTGGTCTTTCGATGCGCTTCCCGTAGATGACAAGCCCGATGAACCATCCCAGGCCCTCCCTGCTATTCAAGAACAATTTACACAAGATTTGTCTGATGGCGAGCCCTCGGAAGAGTTCTCGGGACAGCCTAGAGATttcgatgacgaggacgacagCCATTTGAGCAGAGAAGCCTATAGGCGCCTTCCAGATAGAGATACATATCAACGCTACCCTCCACGAGAGATTGAGCAACCCCTCCCGAATCTGAATGAGAGAGAACAGCGCTTGGACGCCGAAATCGAAGCACAGCCGCCTCATGCCAACGGCGCTGCTGAGGAAGCAGCCGTCAATGGCGCTGATGCTCCAGCGGCTGGCTTCGCTGAGAAGATTGCTGATTTCATGTGGGGCAACATGGACGACCTGGATCCTCCAGTCGTTCCTCGCGCTCTTATAGTTGCCGCTCATCGAGCAGCTTTGGATGACATTGCTGCCGAGGAAGCGGTTGAGAGAGCTGCTGGGCAAGGGGCCGCCGCCGGCAACAATGACCGAGATGATCCATGGGTCGACGTTCCAGCGGAGCCTAatggtgacgatggcgaaggCATCGCTGCCGATGACAATGCGGCACCCTTGGACCCTGAAGCAATCGAGGACATGGAAGATTTTGAAGGAGTTATGGAGTTGATCGGTATGCGTGGACCTATTGCAGGCCTTTTCCAGAATGCCATCTTCTGTGCCGTCCTCGTGTCTGTCACCATCTTTGCTTGCATCTTCATCCCCTACAACATTGGCCGTGTCTCTGTCTGGCTTCTTGCAAGCCCCATGCGGGTTGTGCGCCTGCTATTCGAGCTCTCGAAACTGCTGCAGGACGCTACATTCCTGGTTGGTGGGTTGGGCTCCTGGTGCGCGTTGAATTTTGTCGACATCTTCGCGGCCGTCATGGGCGGCTCGGTCAAGGCCCATATCGTCTCAGCCAGGAAAATGTCCTGGGGGCTGTGGACTGGCGCTGCCAGCAGAATCTGCACATTCCTCTTCAAAGACTTCTTCCCCATGTCAGCAACAGAAATTCATAACTTCTCCGCAGTCAGCCACGATGCGCTCAACATTGTCAAGGGCAATGTCGTGTCCGTGTTTTCCAACATTAGCAGTAGCCTAACTACAGCGAATACGGTTGGCTTTGACAAAGTTATGGCTACTACAATGACACTGCTCAGCTCTACCTCTGAGACGGCCATCAGAGTCGCGTCTCTCCTTACAAAGCCCAGTTCATGGGTTATTGACCTGAGCCTGGCTGAAGAATGGCCCTCGCTAGATCCGCAATTGACGTATTGGTCTAGTCTGGACAGATTTTGGGCCATCTTAGCTGGCTACACCACCATGTTCTTAGTCGGTGCTCTGTATCTGAAGAAGGGTAGCCCATTTTCGAGAAACGCAATAGTGCATGCGTGGGAAACTGGAGTTATCGAATCTCTCCAGCAGGCCAGCGGAATCATGAAAGTGATCCTCATCATTAGTATCGAGATGCTCGTCTTTCCTCTTTACTGCGGTCTACTTCTGGATGCGGCCCTGCTGCCACTCTTTGAAGATACTACATTTACGAGCAGAATCATCTTTACTTGCAAGTATCCCATGACATCGGTTTTTGTACACTGGTTCGTGGGCACTGGCTACATGTTCCATTTTGCTCTCTTCGTTTCCATGTGTCGAAAGATAATGCGGCCAGGCGTTTTGTGTGAGTTCTAATTACATTCCTCCCTCTATATTCTATCGCAGACATGATTTCTAATAGTTCTTGATAACACAGACTTCATTAGAGATCCTGATGATCCCGAGTTCCACCCGGTGCGCGACGTACTTGAGCGAAATCTTACAACGCAACTTAGAAAGATCCTATTCTCTGCTTTCGTATACGGAGCTCTGGTAATCGTGTGTCTCGGTGGCATCGTGTGGGGTCTGTCATTCGCAATGCCGAGCGCACTTCCCATCCACTACTCCTCAAACGAGCCGGTATTGGAATTCCCAGTCGACTTGCTCTTCTACAACTTCCTCATGCCACTTGCTGTCAAGTTCTTCAAGCCCAGCGATGCGCTGCATACCATGTACACGTGGTGGTTCCGCAGATGTGCACGGGCTCTGAGGCTGTCGTACTTTCTCTTTGGCGAGAGGAGGGTCGACGAAGAAGGTGTTCTGCATCTCCCAGCTGAAACCCCAGCAGGCAGGATCCCCCATATGGGATACCTCCTCGAGCTCGCAGAAGATGGGAATGCGATTGTTCCAAAGACGTGGCGCGATACCTTTGAGGGCGGTGACTTGAAGCCAACTACGCACATGAGTTCTAGCGAACGGAAAGCTTATCGCCATAAGAAAGCCCGCCTTGTCGAATCTCATCAGCTCGTCAAGGATGGCAAGTTTATCCGAGCCCCCGCGTCTGATCGCATCAAGATCCCGAAGGGTCAGCAAGTATTCCTAACTGTGAGCGAGCGTAACCACCGCAAAGATGGCCGTGCGGACGACGACATATATTCATCAGACCAGTACCTGCAGGTCTATATACCTCCAAATTTCCGCACAAGAATTTTCACATTTATTCTTCTAATCTGGTTATTTGCCTCAGTCACCGGCGTTGGGTTCACCATCATACCCTTGGTGCTTGGCAGAAAAATATTCAAAGAGCTGATACCAGACTACATCAGAACGAATGACATCTACGCTTTCAGCATCGGCGTCTTCTTGCTCGGCTCTGTTGCGTACGCCATAGCCCGCCAGCATACCATACGGAAGAAGATTGGAAAGTGGGTTCGCGAAGCAGAACGCGATATGCTCGAGGGCGAGATTGCTGGGCGAATAGCACGCATTGCTATCCACACGGCTAAGCTCTTTTACGCATACACTGTTCTGCTCGTGGTGTTCCCCCTGCTTACCTCTGCGCTGATGGAGCTATACGTGGCCATCCCTCTGCATACCTACATGCATCCTCCAACGGCAGTTTCGACTTTGAAAGATGAGGGAGCCAACCGCCACACGGTTCGTGTTATCCAGTCTTGGGTTTTGGGCCTGCTCTACCTGAAGTTGGGGAGCCGGATGATCACATCGCTATTCCCAGATAGCCGGGCCTCAGCGGCAGTCCGAAACATTATACGCCGTAGATGGTGGCTACGGCCCAACGTGCGCCTCCTCACACGAGGGTTTGTCATCCCAGGCCTCCTCATATCTTGTGTGGCCATCTACGGGCCGCCAACGGTGGCTAGATTTATCATCAAGCACACTAGCCTTGCTGGAGGCTCAGGTTCAGAagacgccgccgctgctgtgACAGCGACGGTGATTTACAGGCAATCATATCCTATTGCGGCGTGTGCCGCCATACTCGCCAAGCATGCCGTTGGATTTATTAAAGTGATGAACCGGTGGACCGCGAGCGTCCGGGATGAGGCGTATCTGATTGGAGAGCGACTGCATAACTTTGGGTCAAGGACGTCGAGCACTAAAAAGACAAAGGTCAGGGCTCGACGGGCAAATGCTTAGAAGAGAAGATACTTGGCCACTTGAAGCAGGGTGCACGCGTTGGGCTTCAAATGACAATGATTTTTATGACAAGGGacctacctagtatgtaAAATGGGTGGTAACTTTAGTATATTTCGCTTGGGCACCCAAGCAGGTTAGACATGAGGCTATTACAGTAGACGATATCCCTACCTTGGGCAGTTGTACACCCTGCGATTAGTACCCGAAGGGATGGAAGTGACAGTTTAATGGCTTTTGTTCAGTTAGCttagtataaaatagaacGAGATTGGAATAATGAATATGTGTGATTATGGATTTTGCAAGTAGTAGTGCTGCGTAGTGTACTATGAAGATAATGGCATGGATTGTATCCGAAGCAGTCGAGGCATTAACTCCTGTAGACGTTACCCTAGACCAAGACAAGAATGAGGTGCTTTTCTCTTGGGCTTGTGCTACTGGTGAGGCGATTTCAATCTGATTTATTGTAAAGGCTGCCAACAAATCAAAATCCTCACCATAGAATAGCGCGTGGCTGCCGGCATTTTGCAAGTCACGGGCTGCTGTCAGCTGAAGCAATATGGGTGATAATAATCGGGCCTCAATTCTGCCCACGCATTCCGGCCTGCTGTATGAGCCACAAACCACGGCCCCTACGCACGTCGCTATGGATCCCCAGAGACGATCTGACGCACGGAGAATGCACCCGAGCATCATTCCCGACATGCCAATAATTGCCTGCATTTCTGTGCATTTCTATGCATGCGCCGCTCCAATCAGACGCTGCGCGAGTCGAGCTGCTGCGTCTCGTGGCCCGGCGGCTGCATGCATAGCAAGCGTGGATGCGCTGGCAAAAGGAGCGAAGCCCACTATTTTCGCTCCCAGGTCTTGTCGTCCTGCGTTCAGGgcacggcgctgctgctgctctccagaATGCACCCCGAGATAACGGAGCCCATGACGCCGCCAGCGCTGACCTGCAGCGGTTCTTGGTGGCCGGTGGCGGTGCGCCACGTGACCCACAGGGGGATCATCCCGCTGTGCTCGCTGCCATGGCCCTGTGCGATGCCGCATTACAGCGCCCGACCCAGCAGTGGTCACAGCCGCCAGCCCGTGTTGCCCATGGCTGCCAGGCCCGCCTAGGCCGCAAACAGCATAGCGCTCGCCATTTCTGATGCAGCCCAAAGGAGAGTGTCGCATCAACATTGTCACGGGCCAAAACATGCAACTTGCAACCGCCAGATCCAGGCTTTTGCGGGCTTCTACTCTGTGACGGCTCAAGGTAAGGTTTTCTTTGTCCGAGGCCGTGCAGAAGCAGGAAccaaaacgaaaaaaaaaagagaaaaaaggtcGGACCTGGACGACGAACTCTGCGCTGCTGGATCCTCGCCGCTCCTCGACTTCGCCGCCAGAACAGCGACGCCGCAACCTCGCGAAATTTGACTCGCTCATCGCGGCTCCTGGTTCTGGCTTCCTTCCTGCTCGCGCATCACAGGGGGAGCGCAGCGAAACGGCTCGATTTTTGGGCGCCTTGGGAAATCCACCTCCAATATATCGGTGAGCGCATGGTTTTAGCGTCCATGGGGGGCGGCAGCAGGTGCTGAAACAGCCATTACTGACCCCCGGTGAAGGCAGTCAGCGAAACACGGCTTCGTCAACGGGCCTTCGCATCGCCGCGATCCACGATCCGATCCTCGATCTCGCTCGATCCTGCGATCAAACCAATTTGATTTTTAGACGACATCTCTACTCTCTTTTTGCATTTCGCTCTTagtctctctctgtctctccctctcttgctGTTTTGCTGCTAGCTCGGGCTCAGTTTGGCTCGCCGGCTTTCCGACGATTACGCTCTTTGACGATCCACGATAAACCACCACTTTGCCAAGTTCTCCTTTGTCTCAACATCTATACATTAAACGATTGCGAGCGCTCCGACGAGATCTTTTCGCGACTCTGAGCCTCATAACGATTCATTCTTTAccgatttttcttttgttttccccAGCTACGTCGCACAGCATTCCATGACCACACCGCCCTTCTcagcaagagagaaaaccGAACCAAGAGAAGACACAACAACACCCAAATCATAGCTTTGATCCGCCATGGCTGAgccgccttcttcgcctcccAGCGAGGCTACCGGTGCCGAAGATGCCTTGTCTTGGTACAAGGCGCAATACGAACTTCTCGAGTCAGAGCTCGCCGAGTTCCGGGAATCCAGCCGAGAATTGgagcaggagctggagaaggataTTGAACGAGCAGAGAAGCAGGAGAGAGTCCTGAAAGAGAAAGCTGATAGCCTCAGATTCGAGGTGGAAGAGTGGAAGGTAAGCTGAGAtgcgcttctttttttttcctgatCCAAAACTATCATTCGATTTTGGAGGGGGGCGTTCTAGCTCTCTACCCAGCCCCCCTCTCCAATTGCGACTGCTTCAGTTTTATGTCTCAGGTACAACGGCTAATCccctaatttttttttttttcggcacAGAGAAAATACAAAGACTCCAAAGCAGAGACTGCCGCTGCGCAAGCCTCATTAGAAAAGGAGATTACATCACTACGAGACACAAACCGCACTTTAGCGCTAAAACTGAGAGACTCCGAGGTTGCCAACGATGATTTCGAACGCCAGGCGCGAAACACCACCTCCTCGCTCGAGGACATGGAGTCCAAGTTCAACCAGGCGGTTGAGCGAGGGGTcctgatggaggaggagatcaAGATGGGCGAGCAGGAGCGAGAGGCTCTCCGCATCGAATCACAGCGGCTGCGAGAGGAGCTTTCGGAGCTCAAGATTGAAGCTGAGCTGATGCAAGACAAGGTCAAGAAGTACGAATCCCGTCATTCGACTATCTCGTCCGACATATCGCTCCTCGGCTCCCCCACATTCGACAAGGCCGCAACGGATATATCCGTCGACTCGGCTGCGAGCTCGCCTCTTATTACAACCCCCCCTGAGATTACCAAATCTCTGGGCGCGCCGACTCCCGAGCTGCTGGATCCACCATCACCCCCAATGTCAGACGTCTCTTCGCACCCGAGGGCGCCATCACGGATCCGGACGCCGGCCCCTGCGACGCTGCGCCGGACCCGAATGCCGTCTGTGGATGCCGGCTCGAGGCCCCGTGGAAGCACACCGGCTCTTGCGACGGGCACGCGAGCTGTCACAAGTGGCCGCCAGTcaatcagcagcaacagcaacggcggcggcggcgcgccTCTCCGCGCATCAGCCAACAGGTCAAACGTGTCGTCCCGCAACAGCAACTACAAGATTCCTGCATCCAACTCCCTCTCACATATCCGTCTGCTCACGGCCCAGATGCAGCGACTCGAGGCCAGAGTACACTCAGTACGATCCAAGCTCCCCGCTCCCAACGGTGGCAGCACTCCGCCTCGCCCCCCCTCTCGGCCTGCTCTGGCCGCTGCAACCTCCAACGTGTCGACTCCTACAGTTCGCTCACGCAGGCGCGCTACCACTCAGTCGTCGATATCGATATCTTCTTCGTTGACCGGGGACGACTTGACGCCCACTAGCAGTTATGCTTCGCCATCCAAGACGAGCCACACGCCCAGGATTAGTACATCTGGCGTGAACCGACTCTCCTTCAACACCCAGCTTAGCGACAAGGGTTCAGAAGTGAGCCGGCCGGTCTCACGATCCAGCCATTCATCCAGCCTAGCATCATATACCAGGCCGGTGTCTCGCAACGGCGTGGCGGCCCCACAGCGACCAACGTCACGAAGCTCCATTTCAGGGGTGCGGACGCCGGTTGGCCGGCCGGCATCCTCCTTCAGCTCCTCTGGTCGCGGACACTCTGGCAGTATTAGTGGTAGCAGGAGTGGAATCGATTTTCTAGGAGAAGACTTTGAGCCCGTGTATCGCACGCCTAGTAGGCGAGGTACCTTCTCCACCAGATACGACCTAGGGACAAGCATCAGTGGCATCCCACCGCCGCTACCTGTGAGCGGTATTCCTACACCTGGAAGTGGAATTCCCGCGCCAGGCAGTGCGATACCCGGTCCCAGCTTGAGACGGCAGAGCGGAAGTCGGAGAATTAGTGTGAGCAACGGCAGCATCAGCGGCGGAGGCGTCTCCATTCGATCGGGCCGCACCAGCACGACTGGATTCAGGAAACTGGGCGACTTGGGAGAGACTTATTGAGTACGATGAGCTCCAGCACCGACGAGACTGCACAGCCGTACCGCTCTCCTAGATATCACTTTCCttgatatttttcttcttctttttattactcTTTTTATTGCGCCAATTTTTATCCATTTTCTCGTTCTCGCTTTGCGTTCAATTGCTTGTCTGTATTTTGGGAACTGGTGCATTTTGATCGCTGTGACAGATGGCGTCACAGAGGCGAACGAGGTGTTGATGAATGATTATGGGCTTTGTTAATTTTGTTTGATTGAAACGCACGGTTGGTTGCTAATATGCCTTGTCCTCTCACttgaatttctttttttatctatttTTTACAACACTTATACCTCGACTTTTCATTCCCTTACTACTAAAAAGGGAATGAGGGTCTTGTTCTTGGTATTACACACTTGACTACACTACACGCACACACATGGAAGTTATGAAGAGATGGCACGGGCTGCGCTCGGCGAAGACTAAACATAAATTTCTATAGATTGCTTTTtcatttgttttttttcccgaGAGAAAGGGGGATGAGATGGGAAGTTTGAAAGAGGTGAAGCCGGACTTGGAGAATACCTCTTtagatattaaagatagtatagcccaaaaaaaattgataCATTGTTTCACCCTCCCTTTTTTGGCTGGCCATTTAGTGTGCATTTGTGAGGACAATGTCACTGATTCGGAATTTTAAATGCCACTATCGCCTGAAGTAGTATTACCTTTCCTACTCCTACCTGCATGTACCACCTAGTATTACCACCTACTGTTTGAAACACCAATATTGCTACTCCTCCCTCCTAGCATTTACCACTACTAATACGGAGTGCTAAGGCGCTGCATTCGGCGAAGGTCACGTAGATGGGGATCGGAATGCCGAAAGAGGTTCGGCCCGGGACGGGGCGTATGCGAAGTATTTAGTTGTATGTGCCTCTGTAAGCCCGAAGATTCGGATGGCGTTCGGATCTACCATACGGTAGACACGGTATGGGTGCgtgtaggtagtaggtaggtatgaaCAGTACGGCATTAAATGCTCTCCTGTTCATTCTCGTTCTATGCTCTGCTCTACTCCTCTATGTCGTATTACTGCACTCTACAGACGGGCGATGGGCAGTCTCTCGGCTGGTAGCGCGGCAGCACCAAGCTGCTCCCCTTGAGCTTTATCTCTGATGTAATGGGAGGGTTATCGGTGCCTGAATCCAGCTAGCAGTGTGCCATTCCGCTTTTAACCGACTAAAGCAGAACCTCGAGATCTATCCGTGAAGCCTCCCATCCGGTTTGGGCAAAGGCGAAGacagaagggaaaaaaccCTCCGAAAGTAAAATAGCGGGAGCCACGGAAACCGCAAAGTCCGGAGGGAGGACCTCCCATTCCGGCGCTTTGTATGGAGTCCGATTGGCTGGAATGGGAAGACCTCGGGATCCACTTGGCTTTCGGCGGgccccgaaaaaaaaaattaatggATGGTAATGGTTGGGGGTGGGTGTttggaagtttttttttttcctttgtctctGCTTTGCCTTGGTTTTGAGATGCGGGCGATCTTGCTTGGATGGAGATGCATTCGTGAAAGCCGCTTTAGGCAGATGCTGCGGAGTGCCGTTGCTGCATTTATACGGAATACACTAGACTAcacacatgtacatgcatctCCTTTTGGGCCTACAGAGCTATCAGATACTGCAGTAGCACTGGCACTGCTTACTGTGGACGAGCAAATGCCTATCTCGGGCAGGTGGTATTTTGCATCTACGAGTATGTCTGTAGATACTGCAGTCcggcagagagaaaagagagacgagATATGGAGTAGCAACTGACACGGTTGACAAGCCGCTCCCCCGAGTTTTTGGGACCCAGAAGCAACAAGTTTAGTAGTTAGGTACTCAAGTACTGTACTACACGCGTAATTACCGCTGAGGCATACTCCATACATTGCTTTCCATTTAGTGGTGCTGAGTGTGTTGGGTGGGACTCAACAATTGGGGGgcccagagaaaaagaagaatgatgGGGGAAGTCGGGTAGAAGGGACGGACTGGAGCTGTGCTAACTGTACAAGTATAACTAATTCTTGCAAGGCACGGCTATACTAATGTGCACTACCGAGTGCTAAGCGGTTACTAGTTAGCATCATCTGAAtaatagaattttttttgttggctTCCTGAGGTGATTACCGGCGGATGCTACGTTATCTTTGGGCtgtctgttgctgttgcgtgTGTGGTTGATTGCCTGTATGCAGTCCCATCCATGTGTTAAAGATGTAGGTAGAAACGACTGTCAAATAAAATGCGAGCAAATACCTGCCTATCCGTGTGGAATTAAAGATCAGGGTGGTATTCCGTATTACGTTCTTGCCGTTCTGCATACGGTGTATCATGTAGccctgatgatgctgcttatTCGCCGATGAACCCGATTTGGGAAGCAAAAGCGGGCTGGGAGGCTAAGACCCGGAATCTCAGTCTCGGAGGTGGGGCTGCAGATGTTTAATTTGGTTGTGATGGATCTCACCTGGCTTCTGCAAACCCTCCGTATGCTGTAATAGCTTGTTGATGTCTTGGTTTTAACGTAGTccagggggggggggggggggataatTTGAATACGTGATGCTTCGTACCCCCATGCCCTTTTGTCCGCGGGGCCCGAGGGAGGAGCTGAAAAGGCTCAACTCGGCGGCTTGAGCATCGGCCAGGCCATTTGCTGGGAAATATGAGAAATGAGCTCGGCCCGGATTCCGTCTTACTGTCGACGAAATGTACGTGTGTGTATGTAGCATCTTGCTGGGACCTAGGCTGGGGACTCCACAGCAGTTGTAGTGGTAGGCAGGTAGGAGAGTAGACCAAGTAATATACCGCACGGTGAGTGATTTGGGACCTTGATGTCGTCAGTAGTGTGTATGTACAGACAGGCTTATCGCAGTTGTAAGAGGGATTATATTATTGGCTGGGACGAGGTAGATGGTGTGCAGTAGGGAtggccaaagccaagacaACCAGCAAAACAAGCAGAGGATAGACACACCCGCTTGCTCACCACGATGAATTTAGCCGCACTCCCCAGATGCTAGATCCCTTCCTTCAAAGCAGATCCTCCGCCTTTGCTAGATAGAGACAAGCCGATATACAATACTGCACGAGCTGTAAGGAGGGCTTGTCACACGACCATAACCAAAAGCAGATCAATGATTCCTTCTCTTTGATTCTACACAGACTATTCCATCGGATTATTGTCTAGCCCGATTGAATCCTTTGCTGGTACTAAATATAAACCGCAACTTGGTATGCTCCGTGACGGCGGGTTATTGGAATTCCGTATTACTCTACGCCGTGCACTAACAAGAAGAGAGTTTGACGGCCAAGAATAGTGCTCCAGAGGCCTGCAGCTATACTACACATATGCGGTTGATATCGGTTTGGTCTGATACGCGTTCTTTGGCTTGACATGATCGATCGATTTCCCGGCAGCTAGATCGCCAATGGTTGTATACAAATAGTAGTTGGTTATCACCCCAACCTTTTGTGAGTACTACCAGACCTTATCCAACTAATTCATCTCCCCCCACCTCCCACAACAAGACtgagaagggggaaaagctGGATCAATCTTCTTTTATACTCATGAAATGCTGTAAGCGGTGATAGGACACCAATTCCCTCACGCTGCTGCGCGCAAGAAGAGGTAAAATCCACTCCACCACCATCGTGAATAGAATTCGGTGCTAAGGCCAAGAAACAAGCCG
It encodes:
- a CDS encoding uncharacterized protein (TransMembrane:15 (i114-135o279-298i791-814o844-869i881-898o1003-1021i1053-1080o1100-1118i1159-1182o1202-1220i1388-1411o1431-1449i1489-1513o1533-1551i1587-1606o)~BUSCO:EOG092D09PM), which gives rise to MEDAASDTGPAAQQHRYDDRLNTAAIDTAPAICRICRGEGTPVEPLFYPCKCSGSIKYVHQDCLMEWLSHSQKKYCELCKTPFRFTKLYAPDMPQSLPIHIFVEHMAKYMFRNLLVWLRAAVAISVWVFWLPYFMRAVWSFMFWISDEGLGGSIISRINETNSTMSAIPSSILAIGTCPASPLLAATTTSAAEVEAVVGQLEGKDVSDYFVRFLLNSFTSPLLASDGELGYAANSSAALNNASQFAAATTLLSNVGVLGNLTRNASLNRAIVSVLEGQIITVLVIISFILIILVRDYVVQQQPEINMRAAFAAPENDIQDVPEPGEIIQQDNLPPANLHPTDSDDETLEDSDQVGDQDWQRMPAGRLAPAGEQALTPDSSNHSMPDHDSFPTSSTNTSLQNDQLNSHAREDADEGDAAEEPTTLDEYLRIYRRANGDLQDTLRIIEEEGLQEKLKYWVEFTRRSTSTIENTSRIVTNEPAMEEVDQEHPEHEIDSDHDTLQSPSNWKGKEPWSPTQADLDISGPSDAPEDDFFGATSRPRSMSDGLQGQFSANPLANNSWSFDALPVDDKPDEPSQALPAIQEQFTQDLSDGEPSEEFSGQPRDFDDEDDSHLSREAYRRLPDRDTYQRYPPREIEQPLPNLNEREQRLDAEIEAQPPHANGAAEEAAVNGADAPAAGFAEKIADFMWGNMDDLDPPVVPRALIVAAHRAALDDIAAEEAVERAAGQGAAAGNNDRDDPWVDVPAEPNGDDGEGIAADDNAAPLDPEAIEDMEDFEGVMELIGMRGPIAGLFQNAIFCAVLVSVTIFACIFIPYNIGRVSVWLLASPMRVVRLLFELSKLLQDATFLVGGLGSWCALNFVDIFAAVMGGSVKAHIVSARKMSWGLWTGAASRICTFLFKDFFPMSATEIHNFSAVSHDALNIVKGNVVSVFSNISSSLTTANTVGFDKVMATTMTLLSSTSETAIRVASLLTKPSSWVIDLSLAEEWPSLDPQLTYWSSLDRFWAILAGYTTMFLVGALYLKKGSPFSRNAIVHAWETGVIESLQQASGIMKVILIISIEMLVFPLYCGLLLDAALLPLFEDTTFTSRIIFTCKYPMTSVFVHWFVGTGYMFHFALFVSMCRKIMRPGVLYFIRDPDDPEFHPVRDVLERNLTTQLRKILFSAFVYGALVIVCLGGIVWGLSFAMPSALPIHYSSNEPVLEFPVDLLFYNFLMPLAVKFFKPSDALHTMYTWWFRRCARALRLSYFLFGERRVDEEGVLHLPAETPAGRIPHMGYLLELAEDGNAIVPKTWRDTFEGGDLKPTTHMSSSERKAYRHKKARLVESHQLVKDGKFIRAPASDRIKIPKGQQVFLTVSERNHRKDGRADDDIYSSDQYLQVYIPPNFRTRIFTFILLIWLFASVTGVGFTIIPLVLGRKIFKELIPDYIRTNDIYAFSIGVFLLGSVAYAIARQHTIRKKIGKWVREAERDMLEGEIAGRIARIAIHTAKLFYAYTVLLVVFPLLTSALMELYVAIPLHTYMHPPTAVSTLKDEGANRHTVRVIQSWVLGLLYLKLGSRMITSLFPDSRASAAVRNIIRRRWWLRPNVRLLTRGFVIPGLLISCVAIYGPPTVARFIIKHTSLAGGSGSEDAAAAVTATVIYRQSYPIAACAAILAKHAVGFIKVMNRWTASVRDEAYLIGERLHNFGSRTSSTKKTKVRARRANA